Sequence from the Xenorhabdus nematophila ATCC 19061 genome:
GAATATTTCCTTCAACTGCCGCGCCCAATACCTCAACTAATTTCTGGCTGAAAAAGATCAGCAATAAGATGAAGAGTATTGCGATTTGGCTTTTCAGAGTTTCCCGTACTAGATATCTAATGATGATCACGCTTATTACGCCTGTGAAAACTTGTCTTTTTGCAGGAAAGTCGCTAACTTCGTCGTATATCTACTATTTATATGCATCAGTTTGGCTTCCCCATTGCTAAAATGATACCAAAGCATCCCATATATTGGGCCCCAATTAGAACACACTTATCGTTAGCTAAGTACCAAAAAATAATGTGCTTAGCTTAACATAATAGTTAACTTTCTTTGGGATGAATTAATGCGCAACGTGATATTTTAGCGATTGTATCCGTCTTTGTCTTTAAGATTCAGGAGAACTCATGGAGTTTAGTGTAAAGAGCGGTAGTCCGGAAAAACAGCGCAGTGCCTGTATTATTGTCGGCGTGTTTGAACCGCGCCGTCTTTCCCCTATCGCAGAGCAGCTTGACAAAATAAGTAACGGCTATATCAGTGCCTTATTGCGCCGTGGTGAACTTGAAGGCAAGGTCGGTCAAACCTTGTTGCTGCATCATGTTCCTAACGTGCTGTCTGAACGTATTTTACTGGTTGGCTGTGGAAAAGAGCGTGAACTGGATGAACGTCAATATAAGCAAATTATCCAGAAAACGATCGGCACCCTCAATGAAACCGGCTCAATGGAAGCAGTTTGTTTCCTGACTGAGCTGCATGTGAAGGGGCGCAACAACTACTGGAAAGTTCGTCAGGCGGTCGAAACAGCCAAAGAGTCACTGTATGTTTTCGATCAACTCAAGAGCAGCAAAAATGAACTTCGTCGCCCACTGCGCAAAATGGTGTTCAATGTCCCGACCCGTCGTGAATTAACCAGCGGCGAACGTGCAATTCAACACGGCCTTGCCATTGCTTCCGGCATTAAAGCGACGAAAGATCTGGCCAACATGCCACCTAATATCTGTAACGCCGCCTATTTAGCATCACAGGCACGCCAGCTCGCTGATAATGCCGAGAATCTGACAACCAAGGTTATCGGCGAAGAACAGATGAAAGAGCTGGGCATGAATTCTTATCTGGCCGTTGGTCAGGGTTCACAGAATGAATCCCTGATGGCAGTCATGGAATATAAAGGCAGCAAAGACGCCAATGCGAAACCTGTCGTACTGGTGGGCAAGGGGCTGACTTTCGATTCCGGTGGTATCTCCATCAAGCCGTCCGAAAGCATGGATGAGATGAAATATGATATGTGCGGTGCAGCGTCAGTTTATGGCGTCATGCGCGTTGTGGCTGAACTGCAATTACCCATCAATGTCATCGGTGTTCTGGCGGGCTGTGAAAATATGCCGGGTGGACGGGCTTACCGTCCGGGCGATATTTTAACCACCATGTCAGGCCAAACTGTTGAAGTGACCAATACGGATGCAGAAGGCCGTTTGGTACTGTGCGATGCGCTGACGTACGTTGAGCGTTTTGAGCCGGAGCTGGTCATTGATGTCGCGACCCTGACGGGTGCTTGTGTCATTGCATTGGGCGGCCATTACACCGGCCTGATATCCAACCACAACCCCCTTGCGCATGAACTGTTGAACGCTTCTGAACAAGCAGGAGATCGTGCATGGCGTCTGCCATTGGGTGACGAATATACTGAACAGTTGGAATCCAATTTTGCGGATATGGTAAACTCGTGCGGACGCTCAGGTGGCGCAATTACCGCAGGTGCTTTTCTCGCTCGCTTTGCGACCAAATATAACTGGGCGCATCTGGATGTTGCCGGTACAGCATGGCGTTCAGGTAAAGCGAAAGGCGCCACAGGCCGCCCGGTTGCGCTCCTGTCACAATTCCTGTTAAATCGTTCAGGTTTAAATTCTGATGATTAATGCCCGGCTACACGTTTTGTTTGATAAAGATGTGGCATAACGGCAAGGGAATTAAGGGTATTGCCGACGCAATACCCTTTTCCGTCACTATTTCCCGTAATCTTGCAACCAAGAAACTATGAAAAACGCCACCTTCTATTTGTTAGAAAAGCTGCCATCGGAAAAGCGGTTACCGGAACAATCATCGTTTTCTGATGATTTACAGCCACATGAATGGATGGCATGTCAGCTTGCTGCTGATCAGTGGCGTGCAGGGAAGCGGGTTCTGATTGCTTGTGAAAGCCAGCAACAGGCCGAAAAACTGGACGAAGCGTTATGGCAGCGAGAGCCGAGCCAATTTGTACCGCACAACCTTGCCGGAGAAGGTCCCCGTTATGGCGCTCCTGTAGAATTATGCTGGCCACAAAAAAGAAGCAATGCGCCTCGCGATGTGCTGGTGACATTACTTCCCCACTTTGCAGACTTTGCCACAGCTTTCCATGAAGTGATAGACTTCGTCCCTATTGATGAAAATCTGAAACAGTTAGCTCGCGAACGATATAAATCTTATCGTAGCGTCGGCTTTAATTTGACCATGGCAACTCCGCCAATCTATTAAATATCAAGAAACAATGGAAAAGACACCCGCTAATCAAACGCAATCTGAGCCGTCTCTCGATAAAACATACAACCCGACAGAGATAGAGCAACCTCTTTATAACCACTGGGAAAAAAGCGGTTATTTCAAGCCTAATGGCGACACCAGCCGTGAAAGTTTCTGCATTGTCATTCCGCCACCCAACGTCACCGGCAGTCTGCACATGGGCCACGCATTCCAGCAGACTATCATGGATACTATGGTGCGTTACCAGCGCATGCAGGGTAAAAATACCCTGTGGCAAGCCGGAACTGACCACGCAGGTATTGCGACACAAATGGTTGTTGAGCGCAAAATCGCGGCAGAAGAAGGCAAAACCCGCCACGATTATGGCCGCGATGCCTTTATCGACAAGATCTGGCAATGGAAAGCGGAATCGGGTGGCAATATCTCTAACCAGATGCGTCGTCTGGGTAACTCCGTGGATTGGGAACGTGAACGCTTCACTATGGATGAAGGCTTGTCCAAAGCAGTTAAAGAGGCTTTCGTTCGCCTGTATCAGGAAGATCTGATTTACCGTGGCAAGCGCCTGGTCAACTGGGACCCTAAACTGCGCACGGCAATTTCCGATCTGGAAGTTGAAAACCGTGAAGTCAAAGGCTCCATGTGGCACCTGCGCTATCCGCTGGCTGACGGCGAAAAAACCGCTGAAGGCAAGGATTACCTGATTGTTGCCACAACCCGCCCTGAAACCATGCTGGGTGATACCGGGGTTGCCGTTAACCCTGAAGATCCGCGCTACCAAGATCTGATTGGTAAAGAAATCCTGCTGCCTTTGGTAAACCGCCGTATTCCTATTGTTGGCGATGAACACGCGGATATGGAAAAAGGCACCGGTTGCGTGAAAATCACGCCGGCTCACGATTTCAATGACTATGAAGTCGGTAAGCGCCACAACCTGACCATGATCAACATTCTGACTTTCGACGGTGATATCCGTGAAGCGGCAGAAGTGTTCGATACCAACGGAGAAATTTCTGAAACCTACTCAACCGATATTCCTGCTGAATACCGTGGCATGGAACGTTTCGCTGCCCGTAAAGCGATCGTGGCTGAGTTCGAGAAACAAGGCCTGTTGGTTGAGATCAAACCTCATGACCTGACCGTTCCTTATGGCGATCGTGGCGGCGTGGTTATCGAACCCATGCTGACCGACCAATGGTACGTTCGCACGGCACCACTGGCAAAAGTGGCCATTGAAGCCGTTGAAAACGGTGATATCCAGTTCGTGCCGAAACAGTACGAAAACATGTATTACTCTTGGATGCGTGATATTCAGGATTGGTGTATTTCCCGTCAGTTGTGGTGGGGCCACCGTATTCCGGCATGGTATGACACACAAGGCAACGTCTATGTCGGCCGCGATGAAGAAGAAGTCCGCCGTGAAAACAACCTTGGCACAGACATCGTTCTGACTCAGGACGAAGACGTGCTGGATACCTGGTTCTCCTCTGGTCTGTGGACATTCTCCACCCTCGGCTGGCCTGAGCAGACCGAAGCATTGAAAACTTTCCATCCAACCAATGTGCTGGTCAGTGGCTTCGACATCATCTTCTTCTGGATTGCCCGCATGATCATGATGACTATGCACTTCATCAAAGATGAAAACGGCAAACCACAAGTTCCGTTCAAAACGGTCTACATGACGGGCCTGATCCGTGATGATGAAGGCCAGAAGATGTCAAAATCCAAAGGGAACGTTATCGATCCGCTGGATATGATCGACGGCATTTCTCTGGAAGACCTGCTGGAAAAACGTACCGGCAATATGATGCAGCCACAGCTGGCTGAGAAAATCAGTAAGCGCACGGAAAAACAGTTCCCGGCAGGCATTGAAGCCCACGGCACTGATGCCCTGCGTTTCACACTGGCAGCACTGGCTTCAACGGGTCGTGATATCAACTGGGACATGAAACGTCTGCAAGGTTATCGCAACTTCTGTAACAAACTGTGGAATGCCAGCCGCTTCGTGCTGATGAACACCGAAGGACAAGACTGCGGTCAGAATGGTGGCGAGATGTCGCTGTCATTGGCCGATCGCTGGATCCTGGCGGAATTCAACCAGACTGTCAAAACCTACCGTGAGGCGCTGGATACTTACCGTTTCGACATCGCCGCGAACATTCTTTACGAATTCACATGGAACCAATTCTGTGACTGGTATCTGGAACTGTCAAAACCCGCTATCAACAAAGGCACAGAAGCGGAAGTCCGCGCAGCCCGCCACACTCTGATTGAAGTATTGGAAGGTCTGCTGCGTCTGGCGCACCCAATCATTCCATTCATTACCGAAACCATCTGGCAACGTGTGAAAGTCGTTAAAGGCATTGATGCGGATACCATCATGCTGCAACCTTTCCCTGAATTCGATCAGGCGAAAGCGGATGAACTGGCGCTGAACGATCTGGAGTGGATCAAAGAAGCAATCATTGCGGTGCGTAATATTCGTGCAGAAATGAATATCGCACCAAGCAAACCGCTGGAAGTTCTGCTGCGTGATGCAAATGAAGATGCACAACGCCGTGTCGCTGAAAACCTCAACTTCATTCAGGCGATGGGCCGTCTTTCTTCTGTTACCGTCTTGGCGACGGGTGAAGCAGCACCTGTATCTGTTACCAAACTGATCAACGGGGCAGAAATACTGATCCCAATGGCAGGTTTAATCGATAAAGATGCAGAGCTGGCTCGTCTGGATAAAGAAATCGAAAAGCTGGATAAAGAAATCGACAGCATTGCAGTTAAACTGGCTAACGAAGGCTTTGTCAGCCGTGCGCCAGAAGCTGTTGTTGCAAAAGAGCGTGAACGTCTGGCAACCAACAATGCCGCGAAAGAGAAATTACTGACGCAGAAAGAGACTATCGCTGCACTGTAATTTTAATTAGCTGAAATAATGAAATGGACAGTGCGCTGGGCAAAGCTGCCCTGTTTCTTGCGGGTGAAAGTCCCGTCGTAGAAGGTAAACCAGACCACTACGTAGCGAGTCTTGCATTTCCGGCGGTAACAAAGGAGATGAAGCGTAGACAGCGAAACACTCGAGCCGAAACCAACAGGTGAACGTGATAGCGCCGAAATACATTTGATCGGGTGTGCCGATAGTATCGTTCAGCTAGCAGGCAGCAGCGTCTGAATGGTCATACTGGTAAATATCCATTCAGCAGTACACACCGGCGCCGCAGGCGTCGGCGAGTTTGTAGAGAACAGTGCGGAACCCAGGAGATCCTGATACTTCTCAAGGAAATGAGTATTTCGGGCACAAGTGCCAAAACACAAGGCCTGAGAAATGGGTATCAGGAAGTCGGAGCCAGTCATAGTAGTGATGAAACGAGTAATGATCGCGGAGCGAAGGGCGGGCAGACAGATCGAACGTGAGAGGGCAACAATGACCGTACACAGCAACGACGGAGTATCATGGTTAACAAAACTTGAGCGTATAGGCAAGAAATCAACCTGTAACAAACAGCAGGTGTTCAATAACTTAGGGCATTTGCTGAACAGCGACATGTTGAAAGGACAGTTCCTGCGGCTTGACGGGAATAAAGCGGTAGGTATTGATCGCATGACAAAAGCCGCTTACGGTGAACATCTTGATGAGAATATCCAAAATCTCATCCTGCGGATACGCAGAGGGACGTACCACCCGAAAGCAGCTCGGATCACTGAAATTCCAAAAGAGGACGGCAGTAAACGGCCTTTAGCCATTTCGTGCACAGAGGACAAACTTATCCAGCTTGCAGTCAGTGATATCCTCAGCCGGATTTATGAACCGTTGTTTATGCCCTGCTCCTGCGGTTTCCGGCCGGGACTAAATTGTCATGCGGCATTAAAGGCACTACAGCAGCAAACCTACCGTAACGGGAAGGGTGCCGTAGTGGAAATTGATATCCGAAAGTATTTCAACATGATACCTCATGATGAGTTAATGAATATACTTCGGCAGAAAATATCAGATCGCCGTTTCCTCAGATTGATCGAGGTATTAATCACGGCGCTCGTCATAGTGGATAAAGAGACATCCCGCAATGTGCGCGGGTGTCCGCAAGGTTCAATTCTGTCACCGGTATTGGCCAATATCTACCTGCATCATGTAATAGATGAATGGTTTGATGAAATCAGCCACTCTCATATTCATGGTCGGGCAGAGATGGTGAGGTATGCCGATGACAGGGTATTTACCTTTCAATATTCCAGCGAAGCTAAACGCTTTTACAAGGCTCTACCCAAAAGACTGAATAAATTTGGTCTTGAGCGGTACAGTGACAAATCGCCGCTAATTCCGGCGGGACACATCGCAGCACTGAGAGCCAGTCAGTCGGGCAGACGCCTGCCAGCGTTTAACTTTCTGGGGTTTACCTGCGATTGGGGAAAATCGCGAAAAGGTTTATGGCGACTGAAATTAACCAGTCGCAAAGACCGTTTCGCGGCCAAATTGAAGGGACTCAGGGACTTCCTCTGGAAGAACCTGAATACACCTGACAAAAGGCGTGTCCTGACTACTGTCATCAGGGTTATCAGAGGCTGGATAAACTATCACGGTATCTCTGACAATCAGAGGCGGGTCAAACAATTTATTCACCAAAGCAAACGGATACTTTACCGCTGGTTCAACCGGAAAGGTGGGCATCGGGGAGTCACGTGGGAAAAGCTGATTCTGATCCTGAAACTGCTGGGTTATCCATCTCGTTGGAGAACTTATTCAATGTTCAGTTCTTGCTGAAATATGTGTTGGGGACACTGATCTGTCGGGAGCCGGATGCGGTAGTTCCGCACGTCCGGTTCTGCGGAGGGGGTTGTCTGGGTGACCGGACAGATCTACTCACCCCGCCCCAAAACGGCTTCCGTGAGCCATGCTGAATACATCAGCAAAAAGATGAAGAGGTGTCCAATGGAACAAGTTATCGGAATTGACCTGGCAAAGCGAGTGTTTCAATTACATATTGCGTCTCCGCTTGGAAAAATGATGAAAAATACGGTGGTCTCGCGCGATAAACTGACGGCTTTCCTTGCTCAACAACCCCCTTCAAAAATCGTGATAGAAGCGTGTGGCAGCGCAAATTACTGGAGCTGCCAATTTAAACGCTTTGGTCATGAGGTGAAGCAAATCAGCCCCCAATATGTCGCCCCGTTCAGAATGGGCAGCAAGAATGATCAAAATGATGCCGCCGCGATTGTGGAAGCAGACAGTCGCCCGGGAATGCGTTATGTCCCGGAAAAAACGCAGGAGCAACAGGATATTCAGTGTTTGCACCGGGTCCGCCAGCGACTCATGAAAAACAGAACGGCACTGATTAATCAAATCCGGGGACAGGGCTTAGAATATGGCATTGCCATCCCGGAAAGCGCCCACAAGGTTGAGCAATGTTTGCCTGACCATCTGGAAAACGCGGAAAATGACCTGACGCCATTGAGCCGTGAATTATTTCAGGAACTCTTGCGTGAACTCAAAGAACAACAGCAGCGCCTGAAAGTGCCGGATAAACGCCTCGACCATTTGAATGCCCAAGAGGAAGATAGTCGCCGTTTGTTGACGCTGCCGGGGATTGGTCCACTGGGGGCATCTGCTTTGATGATAGCGCTGGGCGACAGTACGGATTTCAAAAATGGCCGCCATTTTGCCAGCTATCTGGGGCTGGTGCCAAGAGAGCATAGCAGTGGTGGCAAAGTCAGGTTATTGGGGATCACGAAACGCGGGGGATAGCTACTTGCGTGGAATACTGATCCACGGAGCCCGCTCAGTGGCTTATCGGGTGCAAAAACTTCCCGATGAACGATGTAATGGGTTGCAACGTTGGTTAAAAGGTGTGATAACCCGTAGCGGATTCAATAAGGCGGCAGTAGCGCTAGCAAATAAAAATGCCCGAATCGCGTAGGCACTGGTCAACCAACAATCGAGTTATGAAGTGCGATAAGTCACTCTCTATGTAGCAAAAGTTCATAATTTGTGTAATTGACAGGTAGTACCGACTCTCTGTGAACCTGGTAACCCGATCAGTCTATCGAGACTGTTGAATTAATGAGGACAGAGAGTGCGGATTTTCATCAGGACTCGTTGAAGCCGAATATATAGCAGAATCATAATACTATGTCATAATACCTAAATTCCAATGACAAGGTAGAATTGAGATGGGTTACAGTCTAGATTTTCGAAGAAGAGTACTGGCATACAAAGACAAGCATGCATTGACATTCGAGCAAACCCGCGACCACTTTGAGGTCTCTATCCGCACTCTGTTTCGGTGGTGCAATAAAATAGAACCCTGTATGACACGTGATAAGCCGCCCACGAAAATCAGTGATGAGACACTTATCGCCGATGTCAAAAATTATCCCGATGATTATCAATGGGAAAGAGCAAAACGTCTGGGTGTCTCACAATCGGCTATCCATTACGCCCTGAAACGACTCAAAATAACCGTCAAAAAAAACGCACAAACATCCCGCCGCTGACGAACACGCGCGTCAGGTATTTGGCGAGCGTATCCGCCATCATGAGCAGGCGGGCAAACAGATTGTTTATCTGGATGAAAGCGGCTTTGAGCAGTCCATGCCACGTACGCATGGCTATTCGTTAAAAGGGTCGCGCTGTTTTGGTTTACATGACTGGCAGCACAAAGGCCGTATTAATGCCATTGGTGCTATCATTAAAAATACCTTTGTGACCTTAAGTTTGTTTGCCGGAACCCTTAATGCGAATGTGTTTCATGCCTGGCTGACACAAGATTTGTTGCCGAAGCTCCCTAAGGGGACAGTGATTGTGATGGATAATGCCCCTTTCCATAAACGCGGTGACACGCGACAAGCGATAACCGATCACGGATGCCAGTTGGAATGGATTCCGCCTTACAGCCCAGATTTAAATCCTATCGAAAACAAATGGGCTGAAACAAAAACAACAAGAAGACGAGAAAGATGCTCTATTGATGAGCTGTTTACAAAGCATGTGACTTATGTCTGATTATATTGATTCTGCTATATGCTTGCGACTACGTTGTCAGAAAAATTTACTCACCCACTTGAATTAAGTCGGTGTCCATATATTTATTTAACCTCAGCTTCGTTTAAAGATAGCGATTTCATTATCCCGTAGATTCAAGCTCGGTTTTTTAGGTTGGAATGTATAAGCAATAAGACCGGCAGCAACTTCCAACAAAAAACCGAGCTGACTGCGATGCCTTGAATGCTCTATCTGAGAAATATTTTTGAGCTGGTCGACGACCGTTTCTATCAAAAATCTCCGTCTTAACATCAACCTATCCCAGAGAGATAATGCTTTGGTTTTCATGTTATTCCGGACATTGGTGATTAACGTGACACCTTCCGCTTCTAACTCATCGCATAAAGCCTGGGATAAATACCCCTTATCACCATACAAACATCCTGTTAGTCCTTTTGTCAGCGCTCTGACTGGCTGACGATCATCCTGGTTTCCTGCGGTGAGTTTCACGGCTAACAATTCACCGCAATCATTGATAACCAAATGAAGTTTAAAGCCATAAAACCAGCCTGTACTCGTTTTACCTCGTTGTGCCATCCCTTCAAATACGCGATGACGGGGAATACGAAGATTGTGACAAACAGCAATTTTGGTAGAATCAATAAAAGCAATCCCTTGAGTTTGCGCCTTACGTGATGAAAGAAAAGCGCATAAAGGAATAAGCGCCCTTTTCTTCAGGGTGAGGATACGAGTATAGCTGACTAATCCGGGAAAATCGGCTGTAAAATATTGTTTTACATGTTCAATATAAAATGTTTTAAAATCACGATAATGACTCATATGAAATAAAATGAGGATCATCATGACTTCACTGAGAGAAAGGGATGCCTCACGGTGCCGTTTACGTAATCCATTTTCAATGAGTTGTTGATGCCAGAGAGGGATAAATTTTTGGCAAAAGTCATCGACGCAGCAGTAAAGTTCTTCTAAATTATACATGCCTGAGGGTCTCCACTATTTTGTTTTCTTTAGCAAAAACGTTGATCGTGCCTCAGGCACTTTAGTTCCCTTCCCTTAAGCGAAGCTCAGGTTATTTATATAAAGCCCCTGTAACTCACATTACAGTGGCTTTTTTCCGAATTAAAAACGTTTAGCTATTGGGATAAAACACATCTGCATGGATATAATCTTCATCTAAGAGATAATCCGTTTTTAATAGATTAGTCATATCACTAATCATATTGGGAGAACCACACATATAGACATCTATGTTGTCATTAACATGAATTTCCCTTTTAAAAATATCTTGTACATACCCACGTTGACTTTCCAAATTATCGTTTTCATCGGGTTTAGACAAAATCATATGAAAATGAAAATCAGGTAGTGTTCTCTTCCAGTTCTCTATAATTTCGGAGAAATGTAAGCGGCTCATTTAGACCGTCTATCGGTATTCCCCTGATTCGGGGAAAATAATGTCCATCATTTATAATGGACACTATCGCTATGAAATATCGGACATTGCTCCTCGACGCTTTGCGCTTACATTTTGATGAACACCTATCCAGACTCGATGTTGGCCGTCGGCTTGGGATCCCGAAAAGCACCATCTGCGCTCTCTTTGTTCGCTTCAAAAAGCTGGGAATGAGCTGGCCGCTGCCTGATAACATGACCGCCGATAAGCTCGAATCGCAACTTTACCCCGCGCGTACCCATGCCGTCAGGCTTGATATCCCTGCGCCGGTTTTAGCGGATGAACCCGTTGTACGCAAGCGGTCATGCCGCCCGAATTTTCCACTTGCGTTTA
This genomic interval carries:
- the pepA gene encoding leucyl aminopeptidase — its product is MEFSVKSGSPEKQRSACIIVGVFEPRRLSPIAEQLDKISNGYISALLRRGELEGKVGQTLLLHHVPNVLSERILLVGCGKERELDERQYKQIIQKTIGTLNETGSMEAVCFLTELHVKGRNNYWKVRQAVETAKESLYVFDQLKSSKNELRRPLRKMVFNVPTRRELTSGERAIQHGLAIASGIKATKDLANMPPNICNAAYLASQARQLADNAENLTTKVIGEEQMKELGMNSYLAVGQGSQNESLMAVMEYKGSKDANAKPVVLVGKGLTFDSGGISIKPSESMDEMKYDMCGAASVYGVMRVVAELQLPINVIGVLAGCENMPGGRAYRPGDILTTMSGQTVEVTNTDAEGRLVLCDALTYVERFEPELVIDVATLTGACVIALGGHYTGLISNHNPLAHELLNASEQAGDRAWRLPLGDEYTEQLESNFADMVNSCGRSGGAITAGAFLARFATKYNWAHLDVAGTAWRSGKAKGATGRPVALLSQFLLNRSGLNSDD
- a CDS encoding DNA polymerase III subunit chi translates to MKNATFYLLEKLPSEKRLPEQSSFSDDLQPHEWMACQLAADQWRAGKRVLIACESQQQAEKLDEALWQREPSQFVPHNLAGEGPRYGAPVELCWPQKRSNAPRDVLVTLLPHFADFATAFHEVIDFVPIDENLKQLARERYKSYRSVGFNLTMATPPIY
- a CDS encoding valine--tRNA ligase; the protein is MEKTPANQTQSEPSLDKTYNPTEIEQPLYNHWEKSGYFKPNGDTSRESFCIVIPPPNVTGSLHMGHAFQQTIMDTMVRYQRMQGKNTLWQAGTDHAGIATQMVVERKIAAEEGKTRHDYGRDAFIDKIWQWKAESGGNISNQMRRLGNSVDWERERFTMDEGLSKAVKEAFVRLYQEDLIYRGKRLVNWDPKLRTAISDLEVENREVKGSMWHLRYPLADGEKTAEGKDYLIVATTRPETMLGDTGVAVNPEDPRYQDLIGKEILLPLVNRRIPIVGDEHADMEKGTGCVKITPAHDFNDYEVGKRHNLTMINILTFDGDIREAAEVFDTNGEISETYSTDIPAEYRGMERFAARKAIVAEFEKQGLLVEIKPHDLTVPYGDRGGVVIEPMLTDQWYVRTAPLAKVAIEAVENGDIQFVPKQYENMYYSWMRDIQDWCISRQLWWGHRIPAWYDTQGNVYVGRDEEEVRRENNLGTDIVLTQDEDVLDTWFSSGLWTFSTLGWPEQTEALKTFHPTNVLVSGFDIIFFWIARMIMMTMHFIKDENGKPQVPFKTVYMTGLIRDDEGQKMSKSKGNVIDPLDMIDGISLEDLLEKRTGNMMQPQLAEKISKRTEKQFPAGIEAHGTDALRFTLAALASTGRDINWDMKRLQGYRNFCNKLWNASRFVLMNTEGQDCGQNGGEMSLSLADRWILAEFNQTVKTYREALDTYRFDIAANILYEFTWNQFCDWYLELSKPAINKGTEAEVRAARHTLIEVLEGLLRLAHPIIPFITETIWQRVKVVKGIDADTIMLQPFPEFDQAKADELALNDLEWIKEAIIAVRNIRAEMNIAPSKPLEVLLRDANEDAQRRVAENLNFIQAMGRLSSVTVLATGEAAPVSVTKLINGAEILIPMAGLIDKDAELARLDKEIEKLDKEIDSIAVKLANEGFVSRAPEAVVAKERERLATNNAAKEKLLTQKETIAAL
- a CDS encoding reverse transcriptase domain-containing protein, which codes for MTVHSNDGVSWLTKLERIGKKSTCNKQQVFNNLGHLLNSDMLKGQFLRLDGNKAVGIDRMTKAAYGEHLDENIQNLILRIRRGTYHPKAARITEIPKEDGSKRPLAISCTEDKLIQLAVSDILSRIYEPLFMPCSCGFRPGLNCHAALKALQQQTYRNGKGAVVEIDIRKYFNMIPHDELMNILRQKISDRRFLRLIEVLITALVIVDKETSRNVRGCPQGSILSPVLANIYLHHVIDEWFDEISHSHIHGRAEMVRYADDRVFTFQYSSEAKRFYKALPKRLNKFGLERYSDKSPLIPAGHIAALRASQSGRRLPAFNFLGFTCDWGKSRKGLWRLKLTSRKDRFAAKLKGLRDFLWKNLNTPDKRRVLTTVIRVIRGWINYHGISDNQRRVKQFIHQSKRILYRWFNRKGGHRGVTWEKLILILKLLGYPSRWRTYSMFSSC
- a CDS encoding IS110 family transposase; its protein translation is MEQVIGIDLAKRVFQLHIASPLGKMMKNTVVSRDKLTAFLAQQPPSKIVIEACGSANYWSCQFKRFGHEVKQISPQYVAPFRMGSKNDQNDAAAIVEADSRPGMRYVPEKTQEQQDIQCLHRVRQRLMKNRTALINQIRGQGLEYGIAIPESAHKVEQCLPDHLENAENDLTPLSRELFQELLRELKEQQQRLKVPDKRLDHLNAQEEDSRRLLTLPGIGPLGASALMIALGDSTDFKNGRHFASYLGLVPREHSSGGKVRLLGITKRGG
- a CDS encoding IS630 transposase-related protein produces the protein MGYSLDFRRRVLAYKDKHALTFEQTRDHFEVSIRTLFRWCNKIEPCMTRDKPPTKISDETLIADVKNYPDDYQWERAKRLGVSQSAIHYALKRLKITVKKNAQTSRR
- a CDS encoding IS982 family transposase; amino-acid sequence: MYNLEELYCCVDDFCQKFIPLWHQQLIENGLRKRHREASLSLSEVMMILILFHMSHYRDFKTFYIEHVKQYFTADFPGLVSYTRILTLKKRALIPLCAFLSSRKAQTQGIAFIDSTKIAVCHNLRIPRHRVFEGMAQRGKTSTGWFYGFKLHLVINDCGELLAVKLTAGNQDDRQPVRALTKGLTGCLYGDKGYLSQALCDELEAEGVTLITNVRNNMKTKALSLWDRLMLRRRFLIETVVDQLKNISQIEHSRHRSQLGFLLEVAAGLIAYTFQPKKPSLNLRDNEIAIFKRS